One stretch of Chitinophaga pendula DNA includes these proteins:
- a CDS encoding sensor histidine kinase codes for MKRITVAFFIKGILPILLVLGYTIAVAQGYNYTQYKTDQGLAGNIVYSITQDKEGFLWFGTETGVSRFDGTSFQNFTIKDGLPDNIIYQVLADSKGRVWFVPFKQAIAYYYKGKIHNSKNDTLLRQTNYTTLIRSVAEDAQHNIAIASNCEVFVISPDNKINALHNKPSAKGLITALGQDEYKKFNILSPNGIYQINDEQLTYRTSLPGADKFYTIQMEIRGRNVFWRTNKGFYVKKNEQVRHFDIPPVNNFQVQNDSLVYVNTATGSYQLNINSSWLEREYLPGKSVSAYFRDNEGNTWFATLGEGIFRIHSELFRSLRYTSDNRPLKVFSLFDNGNNILVGTDNACLRLDLYPFKQLAKEPVFKTEWPVHIIYKNEDALFLATKTELFVRHHNGIYKYDAFKHIVKKMAIHQNQLVIATSSSLRKLPFHISDLVKNPSDQVLYQGRTTTVYVDNDSLYFGTPEGLYKLVGDSLLTKLSDISPHLQDRVADICKTADGILWVGTGGNGITALRNDKMAFHMTANTGISSDAIHFMTPDTDGSIWVGTEKGLDWLKIINDSIHVVKYTAADGLISNAINAIVVKGDTVYAGTPEGLTYFDKRNHNFHSRCDLKIMDVSANGKHISLKDLTRLTYGNNQVRINFTAISFKSAGDIRYMYRLKGLDSSWQMTRQRQLDFISLPPGEYALELYAINRFNVKSKTILLPVTIHPQFWQTGWFNVVIILCVILLTWGVIAWSNQLSDRKKTVQRQMERRLQDLEQKALRAQINPHFIFNCLHAIQGYIIDRDIPSANHYLSSFARLIRQTLDNSMQTMITVADEITYLTTYLNLERLRFEDAFLFNFYIDKHIDKDHTFLPGMMLQPYVENAIRHGIQNKTDGQGTINIRFIQREQYLICIVEDNGVGRAVAQTLKTSQHIEYQSRGMQLTEERIRLLSSSFDTPIEINITDKLDERLNVIGTEVTIKLTLIYGSRPPEKHS; via the coding sequence ATGAAACGTATTACTGTAGCTTTTTTCATTAAAGGAATACTACCAATCCTGTTAGTCCTAGGCTATACCATTGCTGTAGCTCAAGGTTATAATTATACCCAATACAAGACAGACCAGGGGCTGGCAGGTAACATTGTCTATTCTATTACCCAGGACAAGGAAGGATTTTTGTGGTTTGGTACGGAAACAGGTGTTAGCCGATTTGACGGGACCAGTTTTCAGAATTTTACTATCAAGGACGGCTTGCCGGATAATATTATTTATCAAGTGCTGGCAGACTCGAAAGGGCGTGTTTGGTTTGTACCGTTTAAACAGGCTATCGCCTATTATTATAAAGGTAAGATCCATAATTCCAAAAATGATACGCTGTTAAGACAAACCAATTATACTACGCTCATCCGGTCTGTAGCGGAGGATGCGCAGCATAATATAGCCATTGCCAGTAACTGCGAAGTATTTGTTATTTCTCCCGACAATAAGATAAACGCACTCCACAACAAGCCATCAGCCAAGGGGTTAATTACTGCGCTGGGACAGGATGAGTATAAAAAGTTCAATATTTTATCTCCTAATGGTATATACCAGATCAATGATGAACAGTTGACCTATAGAACCTCGCTGCCGGGAGCGGACAAGTTCTATACTATTCAGATGGAGATCAGGGGACGGAATGTCTTTTGGCGTACCAACAAGGGTTTTTACGTCAAAAAAAATGAGCAGGTAAGGCACTTTGACATCCCGCCTGTCAACAATTTCCAGGTACAGAATGACAGCCTGGTATATGTCAACACTGCGACAGGCTCTTATCAATTAAATATTAACAGCTCCTGGCTGGAGCGGGAATATTTACCCGGTAAAAGCGTCAGTGCTTACTTCCGGGATAATGAAGGCAATACATGGTTTGCGACACTGGGAGAAGGTATATTTAGAATACATTCGGAGCTTTTCCGGAGTTTGCGATATACGAGCGACAACCGTCCGCTGAAAGTATTCAGCTTATTTGACAATGGCAACAATATTTTGGTCGGCACTGACAATGCCTGCCTGAGGCTGGATCTATATCCTTTCAAACAACTTGCCAAGGAGCCGGTTTTCAAAACGGAATGGCCTGTTCATATTATCTACAAGAACGAAGATGCTTTGTTTCTCGCAACAAAAACAGAATTATTTGTCAGGCATCACAACGGTATTTATAAATACGATGCCTTTAAACATATCGTGAAAAAGATGGCGATACATCAAAACCAGCTGGTGATCGCCACCTCGTCTTCTTTACGTAAACTGCCCTTTCATATATCAGATCTGGTCAAAAACCCTTCCGATCAAGTCCTTTATCAAGGCCGCACGACAACGGTATATGTAGACAACGACAGCCTCTATTTTGGGACACCAGAAGGCTTATACAAGCTGGTCGGGGACAGTCTGCTTACCAAGCTTAGTGATATATCACCCCATCTGCAGGACAGAGTGGCGGATATTTGTAAAACCGCTGACGGGATACTTTGGGTAGGTACCGGCGGCAATGGTATTACTGCGTTGAGGAATGATAAAATGGCCTTTCATATGACTGCTAATACGGGCATCAGCAGCGATGCCATTCATTTTATGACGCCGGACACTGACGGTTCCATCTGGGTAGGTACGGAAAAAGGGCTGGACTGGCTGAAAATCATAAACGACAGCATACATGTTGTGAAATACACAGCGGCAGATGGTTTGATATCCAATGCTATCAATGCCATTGTTGTAAAAGGTGATACGGTGTATGCAGGCACTCCTGAGGGCTTAACATACTTTGACAAACGCAATCATAATTTTCATTCCCGTTGCGACCTGAAGATAATGGATGTATCTGCCAACGGTAAACATATCAGCCTTAAAGACCTGACCAGGCTTACATATGGGAATAACCAGGTCCGTATCAATTTTACGGCTATATCGTTTAAATCTGCCGGTGATATCCGATATATGTATCGTCTTAAAGGCCTGGACAGCAGCTGGCAAATGACAAGGCAGCGGCAACTGGACTTTATCTCCCTTCCTCCCGGTGAATATGCGCTCGAACTCTATGCCATCAACCGGTTTAACGTTAAAAGCAAAACGATACTGTTGCCTGTCACGATCCATCCGCAATTTTGGCAAACGGGCTGGTTCAATGTCGTAATTATCCTTTGTGTGATCCTCTTAACATGGGGCGTAATTGCGTGGAGCAACCAGCTAAGTGACCGCAAAAAGACTGTCCAGCGGCAGATGGAGAGAAGACTACAAGACCTGGAGCAAAAAGCATTAAGAGCACAAATAAATCCCCATTTTATTTTCAATTGCCTGCATGCTATACAAGGATACATTATCGACCGGGATATTCCCAGTGCTAATCACTATTTAAGCAGTTTTGCCCGGCTTATCAGGCAGACATTGGATAACTCGATGCAGACCATGATCACTGTCGCTGATGAGATCACTTACCTGACCACCTACCTCAACCTGGAGCGGCTACGATTTGAGGACGCGTTCCTGTTTAACTTTTATATCGACAAACATATTGATAAAGACCATACTTTTTTACCAGGGATGATGCTGCAACCCTATGTCGAAAATGCCATCCGGCATGGAATACAAAATAAAACCGACGGGCAAGGCACTATTAATATCCGTTTTATTCAACGGGAGCAGTATCTTATCTGCATAGTGGAAGATAACGGTGTAGGAAGAGCCGTTGCGCAGACGCTCAAAACGTCTCAGCATATAGAGTATCAATCCAGGGGGATGCAGCTCACCGAAGAGAGGATACGGTTACTCAGCAGCAGTTTCGATACGCCTATCGAAATAAACATTACAGATAAGCTGGATGAGCGGCTAAACGTTATTGGTACAGAAGTGACTATAAAACTAACCTTGATATACGGTAGCAGGCCACCCGAAAAGCACTCCTGA
- a CDS encoding YeiH family protein, translating into MPRQPLHEDWIAVIVAFLTIGLVCAGLKPTLPKFGWNSMETLSAQLFQAQTWIQAGTLLLWVLGGLFIARLLAGQRQLLPLIPSLVAIMAISLLAQIITSNKAVKDLGIEVVLFSLLLGLFIKNVLGVPEWMKPAIQTELYIKIGLVLLGANVIFKDILQAGALGILQSVVVVFTVWYFTFWLCKRLGLDDEFRMMISSAVSICGVSAAIATSGAIEGDNKKLSHVISLVLIVAIPMMLFMPYLATWAGMSPAVAGAWLGGTIDTSGAVVAAGTMLGEEALKYATLVKFSQNVLLGLAAFFISVYWSYTKKETATEKPGLRTIWERFPKFVLGFVMASLLFSFALPPEVVSAAKGSLKELQTYWFALAFTCIGLETKFTDIFSMENGRPAIAFIVAQLFNIIFTLIISYLVFDYLAAA; encoded by the coding sequence ATGCCAAGACAACCACTACATGAAGACTGGATTGCGGTCATCGTTGCATTCCTGACCATCGGCCTTGTATGTGCCGGATTAAAGCCTACCCTTCCAAAATTCGGCTGGAACAGTATGGAGACCCTTTCGGCGCAATTATTCCAGGCACAGACCTGGATACAGGCCGGCACTTTATTGCTCTGGGTGCTGGGAGGTCTTTTTATAGCAAGACTACTGGCGGGACAGCGACAGTTGCTACCACTGATTCCCAGTTTGGTGGCTATTATGGCCATTTCTTTGCTGGCACAGATCATTACCAGTAACAAAGCGGTGAAAGACCTGGGTATCGAGGTGGTACTGTTCAGCCTGTTGCTGGGATTGTTCATCAAGAACGTACTGGGGGTACCGGAATGGATGAAACCTGCGATACAAACGGAGTTATATATCAAGATCGGCCTGGTATTACTCGGCGCGAATGTGATCTTTAAGGATATTCTTCAGGCGGGTGCCCTGGGCATCCTGCAATCTGTTGTCGTGGTATTTACGGTATGGTACTTTACTTTCTGGTTATGTAAGCGGTTGGGGCTGGATGATGAGTTCCGGATGATGATATCCAGTGCGGTCTCTATCTGTGGGGTTTCTGCAGCGATCGCTACCAGTGGTGCTATAGAAGGTGATAATAAGAAGCTGTCGCATGTCATTTCCCTGGTGTTGATCGTAGCGATCCCTATGATGCTGTTTATGCCTTATCTGGCTACCTGGGCCGGGATGTCGCCGGCGGTGGCAGGCGCCTGGCTGGGAGGTACGATCGATACTTCCGGCGCTGTAGTGGCAGCGGGAACCATGTTAGGAGAAGAAGCGCTGAAATATGCTACGCTGGTAAAGTTCTCCCAGAATGTGTTGCTGGGGCTAGCCGCTTTTTTCATTTCGGTGTATTGGTCCTATACGAAGAAGGAAACTGCTACGGAAAAGCCCGGGCTGCGTACGATATGGGAGCGCTTTCCTAAGTTCGTGCTGGGATTTGTGATGGCATCGCTGTTATTTTCTTTCGCGTTGCCACCGGAAGTAGTAAGTGCTGCCAAAGGGTCCCTGAAAGAATTGCAGACATACTGGTTTGCGCTTGCCTTTACCTGTATAGGCTTGGAGACAAAATTCACGGATATTTTCAGTATGGAAAACGGCCGGCCGGCGATCGCCTTCATCGTGGCTCAGTTGTTTAATATCATCTTTACACTTATTATTTCGTACCTGGTATTTGATTACCTGGCCGCAGCGTAA
- a CDS encoding nucleoside recognition domain-containing protein: MALNYVWLAFFLIAFVVALFRLLVLGDYGVFSNVMTGMFESAKTGAEISLGLAGIMTFWLGVMRIGEKAGMIQVFARAVNPFFSKLFPGIPERHPAMGSVMMNFSANMLGLDNAATPVGLKAMKELQELNPTPDTATNAQIMFLVLNTAGITIIPTSVIALRIASGSANPADIFIPTLIGTFISFVSGMIAVAIYQRINLFRLPILVFLGGFGLLMLGMYSWFRHLTPEAITTYTSLLGGLIIFSIIVSFLVMGLLKRINVYEVFIEGAKDGFTTSVLIIPYLVAMLVAISAFRSTGCMDYVVNGIGYCFAQLGINTDFVPALPVGLMKTLSGGGARGLMVDVMQHYGADSFQGRLASIMQGSTETTFYVLAVYFGSVNIRKTRHALACGLIADLVGVIATIIIGYIFFH; the protein is encoded by the coding sequence ATGGCATTAAACTACGTTTGGCTCGCATTTTTCCTGATCGCTTTTGTGGTGGCTCTTTTCCGCTTATTGGTACTAGGTGACTATGGGGTATTTTCCAATGTGATGACGGGCATGTTTGAGAGTGCGAAGACAGGTGCGGAGATCTCGCTGGGGCTGGCGGGGATCATGACTTTCTGGCTGGGGGTGATGCGTATCGGCGAGAAAGCCGGTATGATACAGGTGTTTGCCCGGGCGGTGAATCCTTTCTTTTCCAAGTTATTTCCTGGTATCCCGGAGCGGCATCCTGCGATGGGGTCGGTGATGATGAACTTTTCTGCTAACATGCTGGGGCTGGATAATGCGGCGACGCCGGTGGGATTGAAGGCTATGAAGGAATTACAGGAGCTGAATCCGACACCGGATACGGCTACCAACGCCCAGATCATGTTCTTAGTGCTCAATACTGCCGGCATCACTATTATCCCTACCAGTGTGATCGCTCTGCGTATTGCCAGTGGTTCGGCCAATCCTGCGGACATATTCATACCTACGCTTATCGGCACATTTATCTCTTTTGTATCGGGCATGATCGCGGTAGCCATCTACCAGCGTATTAACCTGTTCCGGTTGCCTATACTGGTGTTCCTCGGTGGCTTTGGGCTGCTGATGCTTGGTATGTACAGCTGGTTCCGGCATCTGACACCGGAGGCTATCACTACCTATACATCCTTGCTGGGCGGTCTCATCATCTTTTCGATCATCGTATCGTTCCTGGTGATGGGGTTGCTCAAACGTATTAATGTGTATGAAGTATTCATAGAAGGGGCAAAGGACGGTTTTACGACGTCTGTACTGATCATTCCTTACCTGGTGGCTATGTTGGTGGCCATTAGTGCCTTCCGTTCGACCGGTTGTATGGACTATGTGGTGAACGGTATCGGTTATTGTTTTGCGCAGCTGGGGATCAATACGGATTTTGTGCCCGCCTTACCGGTGGGATTGATGAAAACCCTTAGTGGCGGAGGCGCCCGTGGGTTGATGGTAGATGTGATGCAGCACTATGGTGCTGACAGTTTCCAGGGGCGGCTGGCCAGTATCATGCAGGGATCTACGGAAACGACCTTTTATGTATTAGCTGTTTATTTTGGCTCTGTCAATATCCGCAAAACCCGGCACGCACTTGCCTGCGGCCTGATAGCCGACCTGGTAGGTGTGATTGCTACCATCATCATCGGCTATATCTTTTTTCACTAA
- the ychF gene encoding redox-regulated ATPase YchF, whose amino-acid sequence MALQAGIVGLPNVGKSTLFNAVSNSAKAQASNYRFCTIEPNIGLVDVPDARLQKLEELVKPNRVVPTTIEFVDIAGLVKGASKGEGLGNKFLANIREVDAIVHVIRCFEDDNILREEGAINPVNDKGIIDTELQLKDLESVEKKVARTEKMAKTGGDPKAKREFEILKQCQEHLEQGRNIRELDLSKEDRNAIADLFLLTEKPVLYVANVDEASIHTGNKYSDALKEAVKAENAEVIIMNNTIEAQISEMEDPADKELFLSEYKLTEPGLNRLIRSAYKLLNLITYFTAGVQEVRAWTIHTGWKAPQAASVIHTDFEKGFIKAEVISYDDYVKYGSETACRDNGRLRIEGKEYIVADGDVMHFRFNV is encoded by the coding sequence ATGGCTTTGCAAGCAGGAATAGTAGGATTGCCGAATGTAGGAAAATCGACCTTGTTTAATGCGGTGAGTAACAGCGCCAAAGCACAGGCGAGCAACTACCGCTTCTGTACAATAGAACCCAATATCGGACTGGTAGATGTACCCGATGCACGGTTGCAGAAACTCGAAGAACTGGTAAAACCCAATCGCGTGGTGCCCACCACCATCGAATTCGTAGATATCGCCGGCCTCGTTAAAGGCGCCAGCAAAGGAGAAGGCCTGGGCAACAAGTTCCTCGCCAATATCCGCGAAGTAGATGCCATCGTACACGTGATCCGCTGCTTCGAAGATGATAACATCCTCCGCGAAGAAGGTGCTATCAACCCCGTAAACGACAAAGGTATCATCGATACAGAATTACAGCTCAAAGACCTCGAAAGCGTAGAAAAAAAGGTAGCCCGTACCGAAAAAATGGCCAAAACAGGCGGAGATCCTAAAGCCAAACGCGAATTCGAAATACTCAAACAATGCCAGGAACACCTGGAACAAGGCCGCAACATCCGCGAACTGGACCTCAGCAAAGAAGATCGTAACGCAATAGCCGACCTCTTCCTGCTCACAGAAAAACCAGTACTCTACGTAGCCAACGTCGACGAAGCCTCCATCCACACCGGCAATAAATACTCCGATGCCCTCAAAGAAGCCGTAAAAGCAGAAAACGCGGAGGTGATCATCATGAACAACACTATCGAAGCCCAGATCTCCGAAATGGAAGATCCCGCCGATAAAGAACTGTTCCTCTCCGAATACAAACTGACAGAACCAGGCCTCAACCGCCTCATTCGTTCCGCCTATAAACTGCTCAACCTGATCACCTACTTCACCGCTGGCGTACAGGAAGTACGCGCCTGGACCATCCACACCGGCTGGAAAGCACCACAGGCGGCCAGCGTGATCCACACCGACTTCGAAAAAGGATTCATTAAAGCAGAGGTCATCTCCTACGATGATTATGTGAAATATGGCTCAGAAACAGCTTGCCGCGACAACGGCCGCCTCCGCATAGAAGGAAAAGAATATATCGTGGCAGATGGAGATGTAATGCACTTCCGTTTCAACGTATAA
- a CDS encoding winged helix-turn-helix transcriptional regulator — MAIICRNGVAREATCTEELKAMRDSIDVLGGKWKLRIMRYLANRTHEQNHFKKIQREIDGISAKMLTKELKELELNLLISRTVLDTRPVSVAYAITSYGESVLPLTDNLVQWGLNHREKIKGDPHVQG, encoded by the coding sequence ATGGCGATCATCTGCAGGAATGGTGTAGCCCGGGAGGCTACCTGTACGGAGGAGTTGAAGGCGATGCGGGACAGCATCGATGTGCTGGGAGGAAAATGGAAGCTACGTATCATGCGTTACCTGGCTAACAGGACGCATGAACAGAATCATTTTAAGAAGATACAGCGGGAGATAGACGGGATATCCGCCAAGATGCTGACCAAGGAGTTAAAAGAGCTGGAATTGAACCTGCTGATCAGCCGGACGGTGCTGGACACGCGTCCGGTATCGGTGGCGTATGCGATCACTTCTTACGGGGAGAGTGTGCTGCCGCTGACGGACAACCTGGTACAGTGGGGGCTTAATCACCGGGAAAAGATCAAAGGGGATCCTCACGTACAGGGATAA
- a CDS encoding quinone oxidoreductase family protein, whose translation MKAIILADNNRFEIQQVPIPVPADGQIQVQLHAAAFNPIDFQMRNGATERKRMHSRILGREGAGIITAIGAGVSGFRVGEEVWMAAGSMGSNGTFTEYVVVPQEILAHKPATLSFEAAAAMPITALTALQCYERLRPDTTDRILICGAAGGVGNPLTRLLLARGHQQLTATAGNPESHRQLQHIGLPANAIVNYNTTAVKAQLLSANDNLPFDHVVDLVGGPMSELSAAVLKINGTYVDVTALTTTTAREQLFNTGATILNISNYAYAQPGKYHYYGSQLEKIAALLYEGALQPPPIRIIGPLSAATVDTALSQLQQNKSQGHKLVMTITS comes from the coding sequence ATGAAAGCAATCATCCTGGCGGATAATAACCGCTTCGAAATACAACAGGTACCCATACCTGTACCCGCTGACGGACAAATACAGGTACAACTACATGCCGCAGCATTTAATCCCATCGACTTCCAGATGAGGAATGGCGCCACCGAACGGAAACGCATGCACTCCCGCATCCTGGGCCGGGAAGGCGCCGGCATCATCACCGCCATCGGCGCCGGTGTAAGTGGCTTCCGGGTGGGAGAGGAGGTGTGGATGGCCGCCGGAAGCATGGGCTCTAACGGCACCTTCACAGAATATGTGGTCGTACCACAGGAGATACTGGCCCACAAACCGGCCACCCTATCTTTCGAAGCCGCCGCTGCAATGCCCATCACCGCCCTCACGGCCTTGCAGTGTTATGAACGCCTCCGCCCCGATACCACCGACCGTATCCTCATCTGCGGTGCCGCCGGTGGAGTCGGTAATCCGCTTACCAGGCTGCTGCTGGCTCGTGGCCATCAACAACTCACCGCCACCGCCGGCAATCCCGAAAGCCATCGCCAGCTGCAGCATATAGGATTGCCCGCCAATGCCATCGTCAACTATAATACCACTGCCGTCAAAGCACAACTGCTCAGTGCCAACGACAACCTCCCTTTCGATCATGTCGTCGACCTCGTAGGAGGGCCAATGTCCGAACTAAGCGCCGCCGTACTGAAAATAAATGGCACCTATGTAGATGTCACAGCCCTCACCACCACCACAGCAAGAGAACAGCTCTTTAACACCGGCGCTACCATACTGAACATCTCCAACTATGCCTATGCACAGCCAGGGAAATATCACTACTACGGCAGCCAGCTGGAGAAGATAGCTGCCTTACTGTACGAAGGCGCCCTGCAACCGCCTCCCATACGTATCATAGGCCCGCTCAGCGCAGCCACCGTCGACACCGCACTATCACAACTGCAACAAAATAAAAGTCAGGGGCATAAACTCGTAATGACCATAACATCATAA
- a CDS encoding cupin domain-containing protein — translation MSAIPNIPRRIVTGIKNGRSAILEDAPATNVKEHFPSLIISDVWATDTMPVDLTREVPIVNTPFPQILPNGSYMRYVSIPPDSMLGVPPLEPGQQHPLMHQTDTLDYILIVSGELYLIMEEGETLLKAGDIVIQRGTNHAWSNRSDKPCIQFAVLLQANL, via the coding sequence ATGTCTGCTATTCCCAACATCCCACGCCGCATAGTCACCGGCATAAAGAACGGCCGCTCCGCTATCCTGGAAGATGCACCGGCCACCAACGTAAAAGAACATTTCCCTTCCCTGATCATCTCCGACGTTTGGGCAACAGACACCATGCCCGTCGATCTCACCCGCGAAGTACCTATAGTAAATACACCCTTCCCGCAAATACTACCCAACGGTAGCTATATGCGTTATGTATCTATTCCGCCAGATAGCATGCTGGGCGTACCGCCACTCGAACCCGGACAACAACATCCACTGATGCATCAGACAGATACACTCGACTATATCCTCATCGTATCCGGTGAACTATACCTGATCATGGAAGAGGGGGAAACCTTGCTGAAAGCTGGCGATATAGTTATCCAACGGGGTACCAACCATGCCTGGAGTAACCGCTCTGACAAACCATGCATACAGTTTGCCGTATTATTACAGGCCAACCTGTAA
- a CDS encoding S8 family peptidase encodes MKKTYLVAIGTALCWAASCNKSDKQLTAGLQPGGNDTTVASPEVINRFVQQELHSKERFNWAAATANMVQGALLHGDSILTIGYQPLGFTNLNERIQDIDIHSNEWRTAREEILRLVIAHEQLSGKSAADIIAIPEGQLPVIDLKVTRLATIQALRKSPLVRYAEPGGYGDVMLRTSTNVRTESSDSGSGCGGNNPDNGLVANTDYVTVQPAAKRSWNYTYHKIDQAWNNATGKNVKVMIVDTGVSASQDNLGAQFNQGQSTGRTIEKKVTRPGSSPADDCGHGTKMASVCTAPRGIDGAAVGVAYGANLVSVRAADDVFISSNEEITGVSDAFTLAGNSADVKIVSMSMGTIIEISKIADAIRYAKNKGKLIFCAAGTSFSFTAGFVGVIFPASMDEVVAVTGVKDNQTNRCDDCHEGQQVDFIVVMERASNKRHPLALAATGDVPSTVGGSSVATATCAGIAALVWSKYPSESNTAILNRMARAASLYNNKSTKFGWGVINANIATGGTN; translated from the coding sequence ATGAAAAAGACTTACCTTGTCGCCATCGGCACCGCCTTGTGCTGGGCTGCTTCCTGCAACAAATCCGACAAACAGCTCACCGCCGGCCTCCAGCCAGGTGGTAACGACACGACCGTAGCCAGCCCCGAAGTAATCAATCGCTTTGTACAACAGGAACTACATAGCAAAGAACGCTTTAACTGGGCCGCCGCCACCGCCAACATGGTACAGGGCGCATTACTACATGGCGATAGCATCCTGACCATCGGCTATCAACCCCTGGGCTTCACTAACCTCAACGAACGTATCCAGGATATCGATATTCATAGTAATGAATGGAGAACCGCCCGGGAAGAGATCCTGCGCCTGGTCATCGCCCATGAACAACTGTCCGGTAAATCCGCTGCAGACATCATCGCCATCCCCGAAGGTCAGCTACCAGTGATCGACCTGAAAGTGACCCGGCTCGCCACCATCCAGGCACTGAGAAAGTCCCCGCTGGTTAGATATGCCGAACCAGGTGGCTATGGCGATGTTATGTTACGTACCTCCACCAATGTTAGAACAGAATCCTCCGACTCCGGTTCCGGCTGCGGTGGCAACAACCCCGACAACGGACTCGTCGCTAACACAGACTACGTGACCGTTCAGCCGGCAGCCAAAAGATCATGGAACTATACCTATCACAAAATTGACCAGGCCTGGAATAACGCCACTGGCAAAAATGTAAAGGTAATGATCGTAGATACCGGCGTTAGCGCCAGCCAGGATAACCTGGGTGCCCAGTTCAACCAGGGACAGTCTACCGGCAGGACCATCGAAAAGAAAGTAACCCGCCCCGGTAGCTCCCCAGCAGATGACTGCGGACATGGTACCAAGATGGCCAGCGTATGTACCGCCCCCAGAGGCATAGATGGCGCAGCAGTAGGAGTAGCCTACGGCGCTAACCTGGTAAGCGTACGTGCCGCCGATGACGTATTCATCAGCAGCAACGAAGAAATAACAGGCGTATCCGATGCCTTCACCCTCGCTGGCAACAGCGCAGATGTAAAGATCGTCAGCATGAGCATGGGCACCATTATCGAAATCAGTAAAATCGCTGATGCCATCCGTTACGCTAAAAACAAAGGCAAACTCATATTCTGCGCCGCCGGTACTTCCTTCTCCTTCACAGCCGGATTCGTGGGCGTGATATTTCCCGCCAGCATGGACGAAGTAGTAGCAGTAACAGGCGTGAAAGACAACCAGACGAATCGCTGCGATGACTGCCACGAAGGCCAACAGGTAGACTTTATCGTAGTAATGGAACGCGCGTCCAACAAACGCCACCCACTAGCGCTGGCAGCCACAGGCGACGTACCTTCTACAGTAGGAGGCTCCTCCGTAGCTACCGCTACCTGCGCCGGTATCGCCGCTCTGGTATGGAGTAAATACCCTTCCGAAAGTAACACCGCTATCCTCAACCGCATGGCAAGGGCCGCCAGCTTGTATAATAATAAAAGTACCAAGTTCGGCTGGGGCGTGATCAACGCAAATATCGCCACCGGCGGTACCAACTGA